From one Lotus japonicus ecotype B-129 chromosome 3, LjGifu_v1.2 genomic stretch:
- the LOC130748468 gene encoding uncharacterized protein LOC130748468, translating into MFVYITLVAVKISRQQSYLLDDTIWCIPPSFVEDVYKGLSIEKLVRAYFNPFMAPYHTLRYIYVLMKNDSGHWYLMVISIVEYVIYYFDSHLNVEDIPIRCASMRTMCDTLV; encoded by the exons ATGTTTGTGTATATCACTCTTGTTGCTGTCAAGATATCACGTCAACAGAGCTATCTCCTAGATGATACTATATGGTGCATTCCCCCATCATTTGTG GAGGATGTTTACAAGGGTCTTTCCATTGAGAAGTTGGTTAGGGCTTACTTCAACCCCTTCATGGCTCCATACCACACATTAAGATAT ATTTATGTTCTTATGAAGAATGACTCGGGGCATTGGTATTTGATGGTCATTTCTATTGTTGAATATGTCATCTATTACTTTGATTCTCATCTCAATGTGGAGGACATACCCATAAGATGTGCAAGCATGCGAACAATG TGTGATACACTTGTATAA
- the LOC130748650 gene encoding L-ascorbate oxidase homolog, whose translation MGYSRKLVSLTLLVVLLVTCVSGEDPYRFYTWNVTYGDIYPLGVKQQGILINGQFPGPQIDSVTNDNLIVNVFNSLNEPFLFTWNGVFQRRNSWQDGVFGTNCPIPPGQNFTYVLQVKDQIGSYFYFPSLAFHRAAGGYGGIKIASRPLIPVPFPPPAGDFTILAGDWYKRNHTDLRAILDSGSDLPFPDGLLINGHGSNAYTFMVNQGNTYRFRISNVGLTTSINFRIQGHKLLLVEVEGIHTIQNTYDSLDIHLGQSLSVLVIADQPPKDYYIVVSTRFTSQVLTATSILHYSNSAASVSGPPPGGPTVQIDWSLEQARSFRRNLTASGPRPNPQGSYHYGLINTTRTIRLQNSAPIINGKQRYAVNSVSFIPPDTPLKLADHFKIPGVFSLGSIPDSPTGSGGYLQTSVMAADFRDFIEVVFENPEDSVQSWHIDGHHFFVVGMDGGQWSDASRLNYNLRDTISPSTIQVYPKSWTAVYMPLDNVGMWNVRSENWVRQYLGQQFYLRVYSPANSWRDEYPIPSNALLCGRAVGHRI comes from the exons ATGGGTTACTCCAGAAAACTGGTTTCTCTCACATTGTTAGTAGTGTTGCTGGTGACATGTGTTAGTGGAGAAGACCCTTATAGGTTCTACACTTGGAATGTTACCTATGGAGATATCTATCCTCTTGGGGTTAAACAACAG GGTATATTGATAAATGGGCAGTTCCCAGGGCCACAAATTGATTCTGTAACCAATGATAACTTGATCGTCAATGTTTTCAATAGCTTGAATGAGCCTTTCCTTTTCACTTG GAATGGGGTGTTTCAGAGGAGGAATTCATGGCAGGATGGAGTATTTGGTACTAACTGTCCAATCCCACCTGGACAGAACTTCACTTATGTTCTTCAAGTGAAGGATCAGATTGGTAGCTACTTCTACTTTCCTTCGCTTGCATTCCACAGGGCAGCAGGGGGTTACGGTGGCATCAAAATCGCGAGCCGCCCGTTGATTCCAGTACCTTTCCCTCCTCCGGCCGGAGATTTCACCATATTGGCAGGAGACTGGTACAAGAGAAATCACACT GATCTGAGGGCCATTCTAGATAGTGGAAGTGACCTTCCTTTTCCTGATGGGCTTCTCATCAATGGTCATGGCTCCAATGCTTACACCTTCATGGTTAATCAAG GCAATACTTACAGATTCCGGATATCAAATGTTGGACTCACAACTTCCATCAATTTCAGAATCCAAGGGCATAAGCTGCTGCTAGTTGAGGTTGAAGGAATCCACACGATCCAGAACACTTATGATTCCCTTGACATTCATTTGGGGCAAAGTCTCTCTGTACTGGTCATCGCTGATCAACCACCGAAAGACTATTATATCGTTGTCTCGACACGATTCACTTCCCAGGTGTTGACTGCTACCTCCATACTTCATTACAGTAACTCAGCAGCAAGTGTTTCTGGTCCTCCCCCAGGAGGGCCAACAGTTCAAATTGATTGGTCTCTTGAACAAGCTCGCTCTTTCAG GAGGAATCTGACAGCTAGTGGACCAAGGCCTAATCCACAAGGATCTTACCATTATGGTTTGATAAACACAACCAGGACAATTAGACTTCAAAACTCTGCACCAATTATCAATGGAAAGCAGCGATATGCTGTCAATAGTGTTTCCTTCATCCCTCCTGATACGCCACTTAAACTGGCTGATCACTTCAAGATCCCAGGAGTGTTCAGCCTCGGAAGCATCCCGGACAGCCCCACCGGCAGCGGCGGTTACCTCCAGACTTCTGTCATGGCTGCTGATTTCCGCGACTTCATAGAAGTTGTGTTTGAGAATCCTGAAGACAGTGTGCAATCATGGCACATTGATGGCCACCACTTCTTTGTTGTAGG AATGGATGGAGGCCAATGGTCAGATGCAAGCAGGTTAAATTACAATTTGAGAGACACAATATCTCCTAGCACAATTCAG GTGTATCCGAAGTCATGGACCGCGGTGTACATGCCTTTGGACAATGTGGGGATGTGGAATGTGAGATCTGAGAACTGGGTTCGTCAGTACTTGGGACAGCAATTTTACCTTCGTGTGTATTCCCCTGCAAATTCATGGAGAGATGAGTATCCAATACCAAGTAATGCTCTACTGTGTGGTAGGGCTGTGGGCCATCGAATATGA